The Vitis vinifera cultivar Pinot Noir 40024 chromosome 8, ASM3070453v1 genome segment gataaaatattcaTAGTAAGATAGATTTTGAGTCGACCTCGCCGGGTGAATCTTCAACTCAAATCAAGGTCGGATTAATATTTCTTAATCCAGTTAGCTTGTATAAACAACAAAATagatgatgcaattttttttaaaaaaaaattagaagcaattttgtttttatattgtattaaaaaaataactttttatttttaaaattatgattatatTGATactaaaatgacaaaatattcaTAGTGAGAAACTTAGATAGGCTTTGGGTTTGATCTCGATGCATGAATCTTCAACTCAAATCAAGGTCGGATTAATATTTCTTAATCCAATTAGCTTATATAAACAACAAAATAGATGAtgcagttttaaaaaattttagaagcaattttaaagactttgtcaaacacttagaaaattcttaaacacaaagaaaaaaaatgttttatttatttattttaatattagaaattagTGCTAGTCATCAACCATTTTGTTAGAAGTCATTAATTTGAGTCGAACAAAGACGAACGATTTGAATGTCAAAGTTGAATGAAAATTATTCCACATGATACAGAGCATAGCATAGACTTGGTCCCCCTGTCATCGTATCTCCATATCCAGGACAATTTGATTACTTATCCCGGAAGTATCATCCAGAAGACTCCAGGGTTTATCACCAATACATCACATGCACCCATAATTTTCTTCGGCGGACGTAGGCAGAACAGGTTTATCATCTCTGTATGCATGATTTTCTTCGACAACCGCGTAGTTGGAGGTCTTTTTTTAAGTCTTCTTTCACTTCTATATAAGAACAGAGCATCACATGGTTATTAAACACCATTCTCTACCTCTCTCTCAGACCATGAAACTCCACTGCTCATGGATGGTGGTACTGGCCACACTATGTGTAGCTCCGCTGTGCTTCGCGATGGAGCCCGTCTCCGAGTCGGATAAACTCGGAAGCTTGCCTGGGCAACCACATGTCAGCTTCCAACAGTTTGGTGGATACGTAACCATTGATGAAAAGCAAGGCAGAGCTCTTTTTTACTACTTTGTTGAAGCAGTAACTGATCCTACTGCCTCAAAGCCTCTTGTTCTCTGGTTAACTGGAGGTAATTAGTATCAAATTCTTCTTCTCTGGCATCTTATTAAGGTAAGTAGATAAAGTTAAAATCATTTCATTCTTGGTCTCTGAGTAGTGGAATTTATTTTGTAGGACCTGGTTGTTCGTCCCTAGGAGGGGGGGCTTTCATGGAACATGGCCCTTTTAGGCCCCGCGGGAACACTCTGTTAAGGAATAAGCATAGCTGGAACAGAGGTGTGTTGTAGATTTTGGACaaagttgttttcaatttcaatcAAGTGTGGTAGAATTTGTTAGTATTTAGGGCACTTTGCTCAATTTTTCTCGACtatgatattaattaaattactaaaatgatgaaatttacCTCTGAAATTCTTCTATCACAGAGGCAAATATGTTGTATGTGGAGTCACCAGCTGGAGTTGGGTTTTCTTATTCTCGTAATAAGTCCTTCTATGATGATATAAATGATGAAGTCACAGGttcattttttatccccttttgTCAATGATTTCAACTAAAGGTCTTCAGACGTACTGATTTTTGGATGTTTTTCTTAAGCACGAGACAACCTCGCATTCTTGGAGGGCTGGTTCATGAAATTTCCAAAGTACAGGAACAGAGAATTATTCATTACAGGGGAGAGTTATGCAGGTAATTTTAGTGAAGACCTGTTATTCAGGTTAAGACAATCATTTGAATTCATAGTGAattcatcaatttttattttctcttcctaTTTTAATTGAAGGTCTCCTTTTAATTCAGGTCACTACGTTCCTCAACTTGCACAGCTCGTTATTAATTCCGGCaagaatttcaatttgaaaGGAATCCTTGTGAGTAAATTTGCATTAAGTATACATTCTTAAAATAAATGGTTGGGCTAAAACTGATAATTGAGCTCGATTTGATGGCTGCATGCAGATTGGAAATCCTCTTCTAGAATTCGATACTGATATGAATGCCCAAGGAGACTTTTTCTGGTCCCATGGATTGATTTCAGATTCTACACATGCACTTCTCACGTCCACCTGCAACTATTCCCAAATTATGCGATGGGTTTATAATATCAGCGAGTCTCTCTCGCCCGAGTGTTACGAGGTATATAACAAATCTGCGGGAGAAATTGGTGGATCAGTTGACCCATTTGATGTTCTTGGGGACAAATGTTTGTCATCGGTAAGGTTTCATTTCTTCAATCCAGTTGGTGGGCAGagggaaggagaaaaaaaaagacttgtttGTACTTGACTTTGATGGTAATATTTGGGTTTGACTCGTGCAGGAAGAGGTCTGCCTAACAGATGAAGTGGACGCGTATCTAAACAGGAAAGATGTGCAGAAGTCTCTCCATGCCCAGCTTGTGGGCACGCCCAACTGGACTTTATGCTATCCGTAAGGATTCCACACATTTCCAATTTACTCTATGGACGGGTTTACTTTATTTaaggggaaaggaaaggaagggAATCATTCCATTTCCTCTCTCCTCATCCGTGGGAAATCGATTTCGATTCCGGATTTCTTGGATCTGTTGTTTTAACATTGTTCTGTATTGCAGGGATAGTGCCCACTTCTTGAAAGACGCTGTGATTCCATCTATTAATGTTGTGGAATGGCTTGTTAGGTCTGGGATCCGCGCCTCTGTTTACAGGTAGGTTCCATTCGTCTGATGATATGACATCTGGAAATGTTGGGTTTTTATTTACAATTATGaaaataacaattaaaattGCAGCGGAGATCAAGATTCAAGGATGTCCCTATTTGGAACCAGGTCTTTACTGGAGGGATTGGCAAAGAAGCTGAAGCTGAAAACAACCGTGCCTTACAGAAATTGGTTCGAGAAGAAACAGGTTCACATATGATCATTCCACATACTAATTGAAATTGAAGGTGAGACAAATTAAAAATGAGTGACCGTAATGACCATGTTTTccaattttcctttcttcttcagGTGGGTGGGTGGACGCAAGTGTACGGTGATATCCTATCTTTTGCGACCATCAGAGGAGGTTCTCACACAGCACCCATATCACAACCGGCGAGATCACTGGCGCTGTTTACGGCATTTCTAGAAGGAAAGCCCCTCCCAGATGCATGAAACTCATCAATTTCATGGTTGAATAAATAAGTTGGAGGGGAGGGTGTTTTATCTCGCCAGCAAATGTCACATCCTCTGTGTATGGATGTGTTCCATTTATATACATATAGTGGAAAAATAATTGTATCATGTAATTTGAATTTGGGTGTAAAAGTTTTAATAGTCTACACGAAGGTGCAAAAAATTGTGATTtagtcattttttaataataaaaaaagtaatgattttttttttactatgaaaataataaatttaaatcattgGTGGGATGcaagttaatttaatttttcatttattttttacttgcaTGATTCACTTATTGAGgagaataaaaggaaaaattactTAGTTATGCATGATTTTCGTATTTCATACCTTTGAAatattgcaattttttttttctctgataACCAAAACcatagacataaaaaaaaataaaactaaaattttaatgtgattTGACAATCAATATAATATCTACATCTATAAAGTGCATCAATACTTCAAAATTCACTAATCAAAAGAAATGTTACAACTTAaaacaacattttaaaaaaaaccctaaaaattaaTACGATTTAGTCACTATCATTTTTTCaagtaataaaaattatacGATATGATTATTCTTGTTTTGTATgtaggaaagaaaatacaatttaGTTATTATTACTGAAAATTTTGTGGAAATATTATGTAgtttagttattattttttgaaaaatagtaaaaaaaaaaaaaaggaaatatttatttaaataaaattttgatgaagTCTATTCttcttgtatttttcattttttaaaattcttttatatatttattaattatgaatctccttttcccctttaaaaacCTTTCAAAGAACTTTAAAGTTCTTGGAGAAATTTGAAAACCTTCTAACAAAAGATTTGAACCTCCCGTGGTACTCTTCTCTTAACTGAGAATTTAGGATTTCCCTAGTTCATAAAGATTGAGGGGATTTTCTATTgtcttaggctatgtttggttcttagaaggtttaaaaacaaatacaagagaaaaaaaaaatgaaagatagaagaaaagaaaaaaaaaaattaaaataaataaattattattatatattacttcaaacttttttcacaaatttaactcttctattcttaataattttaatgatttttaactttcttttgcattttatagtaaaatcaaatatgagaaaataattttatctaacattttttttttctttttctactgttttgaaaaaccaaacataaccttaaaatttaaatttatttctcaaaattgataattattattttagttattaatttaatatttttatctattctaatcctctaattttaattgttcAAAATCTATTTCTTAATTTATGTTTCTTAATTTATGGACccatacaatattattttatttatcaaaaactcGTCTTGTCAACATAagtttaaataactttttttttctataataaaaacatattattttagaaTGATGTTTTATGTGttattactttaaataaaatttctactaCTAACTACGTAATAAGCAAATAATTAgggttaattaaaaataattttatttattaaatatataaaaatttatatttaataatcaagtatCATTTAATAAgatcataaaaatgaaataattaaaatttttaaaatgtcaaaCACTTTGtagtattaaaaattttcaaatattgtaatggttaaaaacgctttctaaaatGACCATAAAATGGAATCTAAATCTATTTTATGAAAGTCctacaatataaacaaaatatataaaagaaaaataatacaaaacaaaatttttattaaaattaataaattatgtgATACAATctttgtaataatatttttttgtaaaataataaatttctctAATTCTTTTAACTTGATCATAATTTGAAAGATGACAATGAAAATGTTTCTTTAATCTGAGAGAACAATCAATGATCATTAATAACTTGATTTGGAATGAACTCGTTTAAAAGCAAAGATCGCATATGAAATACTTATGTCATCTCTTTAACTTGCAAGGAGATTTCATTAAGGaaatttgttaataaaaaaatatttatttattttcattaaaatacttgttcaattttaatatagtATTTTCCCATCTATCACCTTTTTAATACATGTGACGTTTCAAAATAGTACTTATTATTAATCCCAAATTTTATCCAAAGCCAcgtttttttttaacatctttttaataataatttatttcaccGAAAATTTGGATCTATGACAACTTTCTTCCTTCAAATTAGATTCCTTTCTCCTCGGGATCTGAAGACACGATGGGACGTGTCTTCTCAATAGTACAACCAGGAACGTGTCGACTGAAATTGTATGCTTGGATCAGTCAGTTTCTTTTCTCACTGGAAAGTAGAAGGAGGACAACCTTGGCGTCACTCATGACGTCCAAAGAAACACCACTCCAAATATATCTGCGTTCATACAAGGCACCTTTTTCAACGCATGGAAATTGTGCCCTTCCTATAATAAATTGGAGAATCAAGCTGTCTCCATagcttctctttctctctcggTAACCATGCAAACCCAGTCTTGGATGATGATCCTGGCTGCAGTATGCGCAGCTCTGGTTCACTTCTGTTCATCAGCAGTGGAGTCCCACTCTGCCCAGGCTGATCAAATCAGTAGTTTGCCGGGACAACCCCGAGTCAGCTTTCAACAATTTTCGGGATACATAACCATAGATGAAAAGCAGGACAGATCTTTCTTTTACTACTTTGTTGAAGCGGAAAATGACACAACTGCTTTGAAGCCTCTGGTTGTCTGGTTCAGTGGAGGTAAAATTTATGCTTTAAATTAACTGTAGCTGCTAACGTTAGAATCATTTCTGAGTTTTTAACAGATCTAGCAttaattttacctttttccttGTATAGGACCTGGTTGCTCCTCCGTGGGAGCCCAACATGGCCCTTTTAGACCCAGTGGAGATATCCTACTCACCAATAAATACAGTTGGAACAGAGGCACGCCACAAAATacttttctctccttttttattttgtaggagGGTGCTACTTGGCTGTAGTCATGGAAAGGAAAATGACCCCAAAAGGGGCCGTAGTCAAGTAATgaacttcatatttttttatttctttatgttACAGAAGCAAACATGTTATATCCGGAGTCACCTGCTGGAACTGGATTCTCTTATTCTGCTAATACGTCCTTCTACACCAACCTAAATGATGAGAttacaggttttttttttcctttcaaaatttcatcaaGAATTTAACTAGCGGTTACTGAGAATTGGTTTCAATCTGATACATTTTTCTAACTGATTATGGGTCTGCTTTTCTTTATAAGCACGAGACAATCTCGTCTTCTTGAAGAATTGGTTCATCAAATTCCCACAATACAAGAACAGCGAATTGTTCATAGCTGGAGAGAGTTATGCTGGTATGCTGTAACATAATAAAGAATATTCACAAGTCTCTTCCCCACGTTAACCAAAATTTTGTCCTTTGATTTCAAGCGCTCTGatcaaacatgattttttttttttgcttcaatcCTCTGCttgatttattcttttttcaggTCACTTTGTTCCACAACTTGCCCAACTCATTCTTGAGTCCCGCGTGAAGTTCAATTTGAAAGGAATCCTTGTGAGTTGAGGCAGAGAAAAATCCGGATCAGTTTTTCTTATAGGATTGGACTGAAATTAATGTTAGGACTTAATTTTAATATTGCAGATGGGAAATCCTCTTATGGATTTCGATACTAATTACAACTCAGTCCCACATTTCTACTGGTCCCATGGCTTGATATCAGATTCTACTTACAATCTTTTCTCTTCCAAGTGCAATTATTCTCGAATGAACAGAGAGCAGACATCTGGTTCTTTATCACCTGCTTGTTTAGCTGTACGAAGCCAATATTCACAAGAAGTTGGTGACTCTGTTGACCGGTTTGATGTCACTCTTAACTCCTGCTTACCATCTGTTGATCCACAACCGGTGAGGTTAACATTATCTCAATAGTGCTCCACCATTAAAATACACTGCAATTAATTTCATCACCATGataatttactttttttagtAGGAATTTGCACAATTTTGCTTTAGTTTGTACATGACTTTGCTTTCGGCCTATGCAGCAAGTCACAGAGAATGTGGATGTTTGTATAGGAGACGAAGTAAACAAGTATTTCAATAGGGAAGATGTGCAGAAGTCTCTCCATGCTAGACTAGTTGGAGTCGCCAACTGGAGTATGTGCAGCGGGTAAAATTCAATCTACAATGGACCTCTACTACATAACCAACTTTTTTTCTAGCATCCatatttgctttttctttttctcttaccTTTTGCTTTTTAAAATTGCGATTTCATggatataaattgtttttttttttaatctccatGTTACAGTGCTCTTAGATACAATATAAAAGACAAAGAGATAACCATGATTCCTGTCATGGGCTCCCTTGTCAAGTCTGGTATCCGGACCTTTGTTTACAGGTAATGTTACATGATACATATGGGcgctattttttttcattatgattCAAAATAGTGATAGTAATACTTAAAAACCTCTACAGTGGAGATCAAGATTCAGTAATCCCACTATTTGGAACTCGGACTCTGGTGGATGGATTGGCGAAGGAGTTGAGACTGAATACCACTGTGCCTTACAGAAATTGGTTTGAGGGAGAACAGGTCGGCTTCTATACATGAATATGAGATTAACTTCATAAATCACTTCAAGTTTCAACTGCTTAATTAAAGATCGGATGATTCAAATCTCATTCATGATggtttttcttctgtttttctaGGTTGGTGGATGGACGCAAGTTTATGGTGACATCCTATCCTTTGCCACCGTGAGAGGAGGGTCACATACAGTGCCGGGTACACAACCAGCCAGAGCACTAGTTCTGTTCACTGCATTTCTAAAAGGACAACCCCCACCAGCTGAATGAACGGATCAAATTCACGGATAAGAACTATAGGTCATTATGTATTACTAGATAACAGAGGATGTCTCTTCATATTGTGTTCAGATATTAATGCATTTCCTTTTAGATTAGATCAATGCTCTTCACATCCTCATTTTCCATGCATTTAGCAGCATCTCAGGTATCAGAACGGCAAATTTGCATTTAAAATCCTGTGATTATTGTAGAGGACTTCAGTTGGAACACTCGGATTAGAATTAGAAGCAGAATTTTTTCGTAAAGAGAAGGATAAACTGCTAACTATAAGCCTAAACCAAACCATAAAGCTTATCAGCCCATAACTAGCACTATATGGGGGATCAATATTCCAAGCCTAAAATTAATGGCCCATGCACAACACCTAATATCCTAACCAAACAACAGCCTTTTCTTTCCTAGCCCTAAAACCCTTGTTCTTCAATCTCACGACCACTCTCTTGTTTTCACACCCTTGGATCTCAACTTCGGGAGGAGACGATGCAACATGAAGCAAACCACGATTTTATGGCTTTAAGAATATGGTGGAAGAAAGCTCTGATTGGCAGAGAATAGCAGCACCGACTTGCACTCTTCTAGAGATTTAGAAATAGGTTGAAATTTGATACACTTCTTAAGAtgtattatgtaattttttcagaaaaaaaaaaatctttggttGACTTTTTCGAAGAAAAATTCAAagcatattatataataaaatgaatattatacTAAAGAACGATAGATTAATTTGATTGTTTAAGTTTCTCGAATTAATCAACATTGGTGGTATCTATAAGAGATCGAAGACACCATCATCCTAGCTACATCACACGCCAAAGGTCTCCATTCAgctgtctctctctctccagaGTCCAGAGACGTCTGTCTCATCAAAGCCCTGAAATCCCAGTCATAGATGGAATGTTATACTTATTATAATAATAGCCACAACATGTACAACTCCGTTATGCTCAACAATGGAGACACTCTGCAAGCCCACGTCagttttcaacaattttctggatATGTAACCATAGATGGAAAGCAACACAGTGCTCTTTTCTAGTAATTTGTTGAAGCAGAAAATGACGTGGAGGCGGTTTCACCTTTTCTTCTTGTTAGTTGTTACGGGGAggaatattttttctatatgaATCTCTATCagtttgtattaaaaaatagtgTGTTAGAAAGTTGTGTGACTTTGTTTTACGGCCAGCTTATGATTCAAATATGCAGAAAGCCACAGAGGATGTAGATGATTGCTGCTTGCATATACAACAAAACAACGAAGTGACCAAGTGTTTTTAAGCAGGAAAGACGTGCTTAAAGCTTTCTgcattaactaaaaatataatttacttTGAATCTGTGACTAAAAATGTTGTTTCatagtgattttataaaatatttttaatatttttgatatttgaaaatttttgttatttaaatattaaaaatgttaaaaatattttttaaaatcagtgTGCAAGTGTAACTCTAATAATTATCACAATTCATGGGGAGAATGGAGATCAAGATTCAATTTTGTCCCACCATTTGGGAGTCGGACTCAGGTGAGCGAATTGGCCAAGGAAGCTTCAGGTGCGCGTCGAGCCTCGCTCCAGTGCGCGTCGCGGCGCGCTTCAGGTGCCCGTCGGGGCGCGCTTCAGGGTAAGCTTCAGGGTCATGTCGAGGCGCGCTCAGGTGAGCGAATTGGCCTAGGAACGCTTCAGGTGAGCGTCGAGCCTCGCTCCAGTGGGCGTCGCGGCGCGCTTCAGGTGAGCGTCGGGGCGCGCTTCAGGGTCGTGTTGAGGAGCGCTCAGGTGAGCGAATTGGCCAAGGAAGCTTCAGGTGCGCGTCGAGCCTCGCTCCAGTGCGCGTCGTGGCGCGCTTCAGGTGCGCGTCGGGGCGCGCTTCAGGTCGCTTCGGGGTAAGCTTCAGGGTCTTGTCAAGGCGCGCTCAGGTGAGCGAATTGGCAAGGAACGCTTCAGGAGCGCGTCGCTGTAAGCTTCAGGGTCGTGTCGAGGCGCGCTCAGGTGAGCGAATTGGCCAAGAAACGCTTCAGGTGTGCGTCGAGCCTCGCTCCAGTGCGCGTCGCGGCGCGCTTCAGGTGAGCGTCGGGGCGCACTTCAGGGTCGTGTTGAGGAGCGCTCAGGTGAGCGAATTGGCCAAGGAAGCTTCAGGTGCGCGTCGAGCCATGCTCCAGTGCGCGTCGAGCCACGCTCCAGTGCGCGTCGAGGCGCGCTTCAGGTGCGCGTCGGGCCGGCTTCAGGTCGCTTCGGGGTAAGCTTCAGGGTCGTGTCGAGGCGCGCTCAGGTGAGCGAATTGGCCTAGGAACGCTTCAGGTGCGCGTCGAGCCTCGCTCCAGTGCGCGTCGCGGCGCACTTCAGGGTCGTGTTGAGGAGCGCTCAGGTGAGCGAATTGGCCAAGGAAGCTTCAGGTGCGCGTCGAGCCTCGCTCCAGTGCGCGTCGAGGCGCTCTTCAGGTGCGCGTCGGGGCGGCTTCAGGTCGCTTCGGGGTAAGCTTCAGGGTCGTGTTGAGGAGCGCTCAGGTGAGCGAATTGGCCAAGGAAGCTTCAGGTGCGCGTCGCGGCGCGCTTCAGGTGCGCGTCGGGGCGCCCTTCAGGTCGCTTCGGGGTAAGCTTCAGGGTCGTGTCGAGGCGCGCTCAGGTGAGCGAATTGGCTTCAGGTGCGCGTCGAGCCTCGCTCCAGTGCGCGTCGAGGCGCGCTTCAGGTGCGCGTCGGGGCGCGCTTCGGGGTCGTGTCAAGGCGCGCTTCGGGGTCGTGTCAAGGCGCGCTTCAGAGCGAGGCGGCTACCCCGAAAGGGATACGCGTCAGGGTTCGAGAATGGATGAGGCACGCTTCCGGTGCCCGCTTTTCAGACCTGGAGGGTGGACGCGTCAGTCTGAATGTGGTTgaacaaaaaatgaaatggatGCAAAGCAAATtttacatttgtttttttataagaacTATACATTTTATGTAaaggttttatattttatgtaaaatatagAAAGTATATCCACTTGTCACCTtagtttttcttcattatattaggtaataaaaaatttatgcaattaaattattgatttttttcactAGCAAAAAtgttatatgattgaattattattaatctttttaaaatagtaaaaaaatgaaagtgcGAAACCATTactcttttttgtttattattattattttttattttttatatgttttaatatttactaattatgagaattaaaattttaaaagcttAGGCCCAATGTCAAATTGGGAAGCTAAAATATTTACTCTAGacttttaacttcaaaaattttgtaAGGGAGAAAAGGTCATCATCCCTATCTAAATTAATATtctaattaaaatgtttttattatgtAATAATACTTTtgtatttctaataaaaatgcatttaagaaaaattaactAAATTATGTTTAGTTTCCAAAATATTGGAAGAGAAAtgtgaaggaaattaaaaaatatatttaaagttaataaatagtTTTAAGACATTACTTGAAAGTCATTtcatacattttaattttattgtataaagattgaataatttgaaaatgcataaattatattatgtttggttcttcaaaaatttaaggaaaaaaaagaatatatatatatatatatatatatatatatatatatatatatatatatatatatatatatatatatatatatattttataattaataaattatttttatatattattttcaatttatttcacttttttttcttgattaaataattaaaatatttaaaaatttataatttgttttaattatatttgattctccttttatatatatatatacacagagAACCGTTTTTTTGTTGTTGAGCACCTGCGCATATGTTCAGAGCAA includes the following:
- the LOC100251693 gene encoding serine carboxypeptidase-like 45: MVIKHHSLPLSQTMKLHCSWMVVLATLCVAPLCFAMEPVSESDKLGSLPGQPHVSFQQFGGYVTIDEKQGRALFYYFVEAVTDPTASKPLVLWLTGGPGCSSLGGGAFMEHGPFRPRGNTLLRNKHSWNREANMLYVESPAGVGFSYSRNKSFYDDINDEVTARDNLAFLEGWFMKFPKYRNRELFITGESYAGHYVPQLAQLVINSGKNFNLKGILIGNPLLEFDTDMNAQGDFFWSHGLISDSTHALLTSTCNYSQIMRWVYNISESLSPECYEVYNKSAGEIGGSVDPFDVLGDKCLSSEEVCLTDEVDAYLNRKDVQKSLHAQLVGTPNWTLCYPDSAHFLKDAVIPSINVVEWLVRSGIRASVYSGDQDSRMSLFGTRSLLEGLAKKLKLKTTVPYRNWFEKKQVGGWTQVYGDILSFATIRGGSHTAPISQPARSLALFTAFLEGKPLPDA
- the LOC109122998 gene encoding serine carboxypeptidase-like 45 — encoded protein: MQTQSWMMILAAVCAALVHFCSSAVESHSAQADQISSLPGQPRVSFQQFSGYITIDEKQDRSFFYYFVEAENDTTALKPLVVWFSGGPGCSSVGAQHGPFRPSGDILLTNKYSWNREANMLYPESPAGTGFSYSANTSFYTNLNDEITARDNLVFLKNWFIKFPQYKNSELFIAGESYAGHFVPQLAQLILESRVKFNLKGILMGNPLMDFDTNYNSVPHFYWSHGLISDSTYNLFSSKCNYSRMNREQTSGSLSPACLAVRSQYSQEVGDSVDRFDVTLNSCLPSVDPQPQVTENVDVCIGDEVNKYFNREDVQKSLHARLVGVANWSMCSGALRYNIKDKEITMIPVMGSLVKSGIRTFVYSGDQDSVIPLFGTRTLVDGLAKELRLNTTVPYRNWFEGEQVGGWTQVYGDILSFATVRGGSHTVPGTQPARALVLFTAFLKGQPPPAE